In Streptomyces nodosus, one DNA window encodes the following:
- a CDS encoding penicillin-binding transpeptidase domain-containing protein, with product MGKRKRAVERKNRQPLVIGGVIAFVGVAGAVGAYALLGGGAAADDRAAVTNSQKQVKTGPLTASEVRMATTAFFTAWQQGDVAKAAAATDDSAAATEVLTGFGKDARITDVAVTGGTPSGASVPFSVKATVTYEDTSKPLAYESKLTVIRRAEDGEPLVRWEPSVVHPDLAEGDRLVTGEAGTPPVKALDRDGGELTTAAYPSLGSVLDGLREKYGKLSGGTAGIELRIVRAPAEKGTQKTPDKTLVTLSEGTPGTVKTTLSPKLQAKAEQEVASRKKASVVVMRPSTGEILAVANSGHGFNVAFQGSLAPGSTMKIVTSTLLFEKGLAKADAPHPCAKYVTYGGWKFQNDKKFQIKNGTFKASFAASCNTAFISQAKKLQDDSLTKTAQEIYGLGRNDWAIGVPTFDGAVPVQTAAPMAASLIGQGGVRMNPLNMASVVSTAKTGVFHQPYLVSPSVDNRTLAKATRTMSAATQAQLKEVLQYTAAAGTAATAMSGLGPDFGAKTGSAEVDNQEKPNGWFTAWKGDLAAAGVVQEGGHGGDTAGPIVAALLRAGS from the coding sequence GTGGGCAAGAGAAAGCGCGCCGTCGAGCGTAAGAACAGACAGCCGCTGGTGATCGGGGGGGTGATCGCCTTTGTCGGTGTGGCAGGTGCGGTCGGCGCCTACGCCCTGCTGGGCGGCGGTGCGGCGGCGGACGACCGTGCGGCGGTCACGAACAGCCAGAAGCAGGTGAAGACCGGCCCGCTGACGGCGTCCGAGGTCCGCATGGCGACCACGGCGTTCTTCACGGCCTGGCAGCAGGGCGATGTGGCGAAGGCGGCGGCCGCCACGGACGATTCGGCGGCCGCGACCGAGGTCCTGACCGGGTTCGGTAAGGACGCCCGCATCACGGACGTCGCGGTGACCGGCGGCACTCCGTCCGGGGCGTCGGTGCCCTTCTCCGTCAAGGCGACGGTGACGTACGAGGACACCAGCAAGCCGCTGGCGTACGAGTCGAAACTGACCGTGATACGCCGGGCCGAGGACGGTGAGCCGCTGGTGCGCTGGGAGCCCTCGGTGGTGCACCCGGACCTGGCCGAGGGCGACCGGCTGGTGACGGGGGAGGCCGGCACGCCCCCCGTCAAGGCCCTGGACCGGGACGGCGGCGAGCTCACCACGGCCGCATACCCCTCCCTGGGTTCGGTGCTGGACGGACTGCGCGAGAAGTACGGCAAGCTGTCCGGCGGCACTGCGGGCATCGAGCTGCGCATCGTGCGGGCACCGGCCGAGAAGGGCACCCAGAAGACGCCCGACAAGACGCTGGTGACGCTGAGCGAGGGCACCCCGGGCACCGTGAAGACGACGCTGAGCCCGAAGCTCCAGGCGAAGGCGGAGCAGGAGGTGGCGTCCAGGAAGAAGGCCTCCGTGGTCGTCATGCGCCCCTCGACGGGCGAGATCCTGGCGGTGGCGAACTCGGGCCACGGCTTCAATGTGGCCTTCCAGGGCTCTCTCGCCCCGGGTTCGACGATGAAGATCGTGACCTCGACGCTGCTGTTCGAGAAGGGCCTGGCCAAGGCGGACGCACCGCACCCCTGCGCCAAGTATGTGACGTACGGCGGCTGGAAGTTCCAGAACGACAAGAAGTTCCAGATCAAGAACGGCACCTTCAAGGCGAGCTTCGCGGCGTCCTGCAACACGGCCTTCATCAGCCAGGCGAAGAAGCTTCAGGACGACTCCCTCACCAAGACCGCCCAGGAGATCTACGGTCTGGGCCGGAACGACTGGGCGATCGGCGTCCCCACCTTCGACGGTGCGGTCCCGGTGCAGACCGCGGCCCCGATGGCCGCGTCCCTGATCGGCCAGGGCGGGGTGCGCATGAACCCGCTGAACATGGCCTCCGTGGTCTCGACGGCGAAGACGGGCGTTTTCCACCAGCCCTATCTGGTCTCGCCGTCGGTGGACAACCGCACCCTGGCGAAGGCGACCCGCACCATGTCGGCGGCCACCCAGGCCCAGTTGAAGGAGGTCCTCCAGTACACCGCCGCGGCGGGCACGGCCGCCACGGCCATGTCGGGCCTCGGCCCGGACTTCGGTGCGAAGACGGGCTCCGCGGAGGTCGACAACCAGGAGAAGCCCAACGGCTGGTTCACCGCCTGGAAGGGCGACCTGGCCGCCGCGGGCGTGGTCCAGGAGGGCGGCCACGGCGGCGACACGGCGGGACCGATCGTGGCGGCGCTGCTGCGGGCCGGCAGCTGA
- a CDS encoding DUF4328 domain-containing protein, translated as MSDIPQNTFGPPPATAGHLPPYVAPFRSPKGLATALTALFGLTVGVDLLGAVFDANVWRLMDKTLSGGSATDAELTRADDLQLVGGVLQLTLLLATAAVFIIWFHQVRRNADFFAPDSCEMKSGWAIGAWFVPIGNMWLPYKVAGEVWNASTDGAAEARRPYRTPVNVWWALFMASTVVGRFASSAYDRAEGVEDLKQAAGMMLFSDVLDAVAAVFALLFVRKLTRMQLDKAAARQAQFPPMAGPWS; from the coding sequence ATGTCCGACATTCCACAGAACACGTTCGGTCCGCCTCCGGCGACCGCCGGACACCTTCCGCCGTATGTCGCGCCGTTCCGGTCGCCGAAGGGTCTTGCGACGGCGCTCACCGCGCTCTTCGGCCTCACCGTCGGCGTGGACCTGCTCGGCGCCGTCTTCGACGCCAATGTGTGGCGGCTGATGGACAAGACGCTGAGCGGCGGGTCCGCCACGGACGCCGAGCTGACGCGCGCCGACGACCTCCAGTTGGTGGGAGGCGTGCTCCAGCTGACGCTCCTGCTGGCGACCGCTGCGGTCTTCATCATCTGGTTCCACCAGGTGCGCAGGAACGCCGACTTCTTCGCGCCCGACTCCTGCGAGATGAAGAGCGGCTGGGCCATTGGCGCCTGGTTCGTGCCGATCGGCAACATGTGGCTGCCGTACAAGGTCGCGGGCGAGGTGTGGAACGCCAGCACCGACGGGGCCGCCGAGGCACGCCGCCCGTACCGCACCCCGGTGAACGTCTGGTGGGCGCTGTTCATGGCGAGCACCGTGGTCGGCCGGTTCGCGAGCTCCGCCTATGACAGAGCCGAGGGCGTGGAGGACCTGAAGCAGGCCGCGGGCATGATGCTGTTCTCCGATGTCCTCGACGCGGTGGCGGCGGTCTTCGCGCTCCTCTTCGTACGGAAGCTGACCCGTATGCAACTCGACAAGGCGGCCGCGCGCCAGGCGCAGTTCCCGCCGATGGCCGGACCCTGGTCCTGA
- a CDS encoding penicillin-binding transpeptidase domain-containing protein yields the protein MRRGAKAAIVGGVFAAMVGAAGYGAFNVLHALEGDALSGGPAPVKTGPPTASEIKETSSKFLAAWAKGDAATAASYTDNEQDAEQLLTAYGTAAHITKVHIGAEAPSGDTVPFSVKATVSYEGKSQPLAYDSRLTIVRGLTTGRALVDWQPSVVHPDLEKGDTLVTGEAETPPVEAVDRNGTVLTAEKYPSLGPILATLRERYGDTAGGKPGIELSVRRGDPNAPDKTLLTLGKGTPGKLHTTLSAAAQAAAEQSVQRFAESSVVAVKPSTGEVLAVANHRADSFNAAFEGQLAPGSTMKIITAAMLIDNGVATMNGPAPCPPSAVWQSQTFTNLQGLAPNENASLANSFMRSCNTAFIKLIDEKPLTDASLTTEAQERFGLGQDNWKTGVSSFDGSVPASSGPDRAANAIGQGQVQMSPLNMASVTATAITGTFRQPYLVSPKLDNRELATARGLSSGTVAQLKAMMRMTAVQGTAQPAMAGLTGDIGAKTGSAEVDGQTKSNSWFTGYRGDIAAAAMTQEGGHGGDAAGPIVAAVLRTGG from the coding sequence ATGCGCAGAGGGGCCAAGGCCGCCATAGTCGGCGGAGTGTTCGCAGCCATGGTGGGAGCCGCCGGCTACGGCGCCTTCAATGTGCTGCACGCGCTGGAGGGAGACGCGCTGTCCGGCGGGCCGGCGCCGGTGAAGACCGGGCCGCCGACCGCGAGCGAGATCAAGGAGACCAGCAGCAAGTTCCTCGCCGCCTGGGCGAAGGGCGACGCGGCCACCGCCGCCTCGTACACCGACAACGAGCAGGACGCGGAGCAGTTGCTGACCGCCTACGGCACCGCCGCGCACATCACCAAGGTGCACATCGGCGCGGAGGCGCCCAGCGGGGACACGGTGCCGTTCTCCGTGAAGGCGACGGTGTCGTACGAGGGGAAGTCCCAGCCGCTCGCCTACGACAGCCGGCTGACGATCGTGCGGGGGCTGACCACCGGACGCGCGCTGGTCGACTGGCAGCCGTCCGTGGTCCATCCGGATCTGGAGAAGGGCGACACGCTCGTCACCGGTGAGGCCGAGACCCCGCCCGTCGAGGCGGTGGACCGCAACGGCACGGTGCTGACCGCGGAGAAGTACCCCTCCCTCGGCCCGATCCTGGCCACCCTGCGCGAGAGGTACGGCGACACGGCCGGCGGCAAGCCCGGCATCGAACTGTCCGTCAGGCGCGGCGATCCGAACGCCCCCGACAAGACCCTGCTGACCCTCGGCAAGGGCACCCCCGGCAAGCTGCACACCACGCTCAGCGCGGCCGCGCAGGCGGCGGCCGAGCAGTCGGTGCAGCGCTTCGCGGAGTCCTCGGTGGTGGCCGTGAAGCCGAGCACGGGTGAGGTGCTCGCGGTCGCCAACCATCGCGCGGACAGCTTCAACGCGGCCTTCGAGGGGCAGTTGGCGCCCGGCTCCACCATGAAGATCATCACCGCCGCGATGCTGATCGACAACGGTGTCGCCACCATGAACGGCCCGGCCCCCTGCCCGCCCTCGGCCGTGTGGCAGAGCCAGACCTTCACCAATCTCCAGGGCCTGGCGCCCAATGAGAACGCCTCCCTGGCCAACAGCTTCATGCGCTCGTGCAACACCGCCTTCATCAAGCTGATCGACGAGAAGCCGCTCACGGACGCCTCGCTCACCACCGAGGCCCAGGAGCGGTTCGGTCTCGGCCAGGACAACTGGAAGACGGGCGTCTCCTCCTTCGACGGCAGCGTCCCGGCCTCCTCCGGCCCGGACCGCGCGGCGAACGCCATCGGCCAGGGCCAGGTCCAGATGAGCCCGCTGAACATGGCGTCGGTCACAGCGACCGCGATCACCGGCACGTTCCGGCAGCCGTATCTGGTCTCGCCCAAGCTCGACAACCGTGAACTGGCCACCGCCAGGGGCCTGTCGTCGGGCACCGTCGCCCAGCTGAAGGCGATGATGCGGATGACGGCGGTCCAGGGCACGGCCCAGCCCGCCATGGCGGGTCTCACCGGGGACATCGGGGCGAAGACCGGGTCCGCGGAGGTGGACGGACAGACAAAGTCCAACAGCTGGTTCACCGGCTACCGGGGCGACATCGCGGCGGCCGCCATGACCCAGGAGGGCGGGCACGGCGGTGACGCGGCCGGTCCGATCGTCGCAGCTGTGCTACGAACCGGCGGCTGA
- a CDS encoding YbaK/EbsC family protein, protein MTTTPAEDSAAHPRFAAALDELGLGRLRAEIRRFPDATRTAAEAAAAIGCELAQICKSLIFAADGVPVLVLMDGASRVDVERVRQELGAGKVTRARAEVVRETTGYAIGGVPPFGHRTKTRVLADRSLLDHAVVWAAAGTPHTVFPMDPEALVAHAGGTLVDVRETSS, encoded by the coding sequence ATGACGACGACCCCCGCCGAAGACTCAGCCGCCCACCCCCGGTTCGCCGCGGCCCTCGACGAACTGGGCCTCGGCCGGCTCCGCGCCGAGATCCGCCGCTTCCCCGACGCGACCCGTACCGCCGCCGAGGCCGCCGCCGCGATCGGGTGCGAACTCGCCCAGATCTGCAAGTCCTTGATCTTCGCGGCCGACGGGGTGCCGGTGCTGGTGCTGATGGACGGCGCGTCCCGGGTGGATGTGGAGCGCGTCCGGCAGGAACTGGGCGCCGGGAAGGTGACCCGGGCCAGGGCGGAGGTCGTACGGGAGACCACCGGGTACGCGATCGGTGGCGTACCGCCCTTCGGGCACCGTACGAAGACCCGGGTGCTGGCGGACCGTTCGCTGCTCGACCACGCCGTCGTGTGGGCTGCGGCGGGCACCCCGCACACCGTGTTCCCGATGGACCCCGAGGCACTCGTCGCCCACGCCGGCGGCACGCTGGTGGACGTGCGCGAGACCTCCTCGTGA